From Candidatus Zixiibacteriota bacterium, a single genomic window includes:
- a CDS encoding phosphoribosylaminoimidazolesuccinocarboxamide synthase, protein MTDQIWEFEISEYPKYARGKVREIYDLDDKLLFIASDRLSAFDVVLPTPIPGKGKVLTAMSVFWFDYLRDVVPNHFVTANVDEYPEPLQKYRQMLDGRSMLVTKCQRLDVECIVRGYITGSLFKEYMTEQDDSFSGEVVVNGISFPDDLRESQKLPAAIFTPSTKADSGHDENISFEDMVRTTGTDVGEKLRQVSIDLYTKASDYARSRGIIIADTKFEFGFKAGELILIDEVLSPDSSRFWPADEYEVGRSQRSFDKQYVRDWLNSAHWDKTPPGPALPDDVIRKTSEIYTRALEILTRR, encoded by the coding sequence ATGACTGATCAGATATGGGAGTTTGAGATATCTGAATATCCGAAGTATGCCCGGGGCAAAGTGAGGGAGATATACGATCTCGATGACAAGCTGCTGTTCATCGCAAGCGACCGCCTTTCGGCATTCGATGTCGTCCTGCCAACTCCGATTCCCGGCAAAGGCAAAGTACTTACCGCGATGTCCGTTTTCTGGTTCGATTACCTGCGAGACGTCGTGCCGAACCACTTCGTGACTGCGAACGTCGATGAGTATCCAGAGCCGCTACAGAAGTATCGTCAGATGCTCGATGGTCGCTCGATGCTGGTCACGAAGTGTCAGCGACTCGATGTAGAATGCATCGTCAGAGGATATATCACCGGCTCTCTGTTTAAAGAATATATGACCGAGCAGGATGATTCATTCAGCGGGGAAGTGGTGGTCAACGGGATTTCCTTTCCTGATGACCTCAGGGAGTCACAGAAACTCCCCGCTGCGATCTTCACGCCATCCACGAAGGCTGACAGCGGACATGATGAGAATATCTCGTTTGAGGACATGGTGCGTACAACCGGCACAGACGTGGGCGAAAAGCTGCGCCAGGTTTCGATTGATCTCTACACCAAAGCCTCTGACTATGCCCGGTCACGTGGGATAATAATTGCCGACACCAAATTCGAGTTTGGATTCAAAGCTGGCGAGCTTATCCTGATCGACGAAGTGCTTTCGCCGGATTCGTCGCGGTTCTGGCCCGCTGACGAGTACGAAGTGGGAAGATCTCAGCGGAGTTTCGACAAGCAGTATGTGCGTGATTGGCTGAATAGTGCGCATTGGGATAAGACGCCTCCTGGTCCGGCGCTTCCTGATGATGTAATCAGGAAGACATCTGAAATCTACACGCGCGCACTTGAAATTCTGACCAGACGGTAA
- the purH gene encoding bifunctional phosphoribosylaminoimidazolecarboxamide formyltransferase/IMP cyclohydrolase: protein MEADKKNKAVRVRRALLSVSDKTGIVEFAKKLCEMDIEIISTGGTKRVLKEAGVQVLPVSSFTGAPEILDGRVKTLHPAVHGGILYKRDNTDHVKQMREHDMRAIDMVVVNLYPFEETVERPDATDDEIIENIDIGGPSMVRSAAKNHNDVVVVTEPAQYGPIVEEMAAADGSISYETRFNCAKRAFKLTARYDSMIAAYFGREDAGKSDEFPDTLKPEYSRMTSLRYGENPHQKAAIYSLVGHSGPSLVDAQILAGKELSYNNYNDLEAVLGMLLDFEDPFACVVKHTNPCGAAVAETSTEAYKLAYESDPMSAFGSIIGINRFVDMEIAMLLHETPFVECIIAPGYSDEAVEMMRKKKARRLLALPSIAPGKHGKVRQTFLQGGLLAQTVDNYRVTREDLKVVSKVQPNEGQIESMLFGFQIVKHIKSNAIVLVQGKQTVGVGCGQTSRVDASLMAAYKAGDRSNGAVLASDAFFPMRDGIDKAAEAGVVAIIQPGGSKRDDEAIEAADEHKMAMVLTGIRHFKH from the coding sequence ATGGAAGCAGATAAGAAGAACAAAGCTGTCAGAGTTCGCCGGGCGCTGTTGAGTGTCTCGGACAAGACAGGAATAGTCGAGTTCGCGAAGAAGCTCTGCGAGATGGACATCGAGATTATCTCGACAGGCGGTACGAAACGTGTCCTGAAGGAAGCCGGTGTGCAGGTACTGCCAGTGTCTTCGTTTACGGGTGCGCCGGAGATTCTCGATGGCAGAGTCAAGACCCTGCATCCGGCGGTGCATGGCGGCATTCTCTACAAGAGGGATAACACCGATCATGTGAAACAGATGCGCGAGCATGATATGCGCGCTATTGACATGGTTGTCGTGAATCTGTACCCGTTCGAGGAGACTGTAGAGCGTCCCGATGCAACCGATGACGAAATCATCGAGAACATTGATATCGGTGGACCCTCGATGGTACGCTCGGCAGCGAAGAACCACAACGATGTTGTCGTCGTGACTGAACCGGCACAGTATGGTCCGATAGTCGAGGAGATGGCTGCCGCAGATGGGTCAATTTCGTATGAGACGCGATTCAATTGCGCTAAGAGAGCTTTCAAGCTTACGGCGCGCTACGACAGCATGATTGCGGCATACTTCGGTAGAGAAGATGCCGGAAAAAGCGACGAATTCCCCGACACTCTTAAGCCTGAATACAGCAGAATGACAAGTCTCCGGTATGGTGAGAATCCACATCAGAAGGCAGCAATCTACTCGCTTGTGGGGCACTCAGGACCATCGCTGGTCGATGCTCAGATACTCGCCGGCAAAGAGCTGTCTTACAACAACTACAATGATCTCGAGGCTGTGCTCGGCATGCTCCTCGATTTTGAAGATCCATTTGCATGCGTTGTCAAACACACTAACCCATGCGGGGCAGCAGTTGCGGAGACTTCAACCGAAGCGTACAAACTGGCATACGAGTCTGACCCGATGTCGGCGTTCGGATCGATCATCGGTATCAACCGATTTGTCGATATGGAGATCGCGATGCTCCTCCACGAGACGCCATTCGTAGAATGCATAATCGCCCCTGGATACAGCGATGAGGCTGTCGAGATGATGAGAAAGAAGAAGGCTCGTAGGCTCCTCGCGCTCCCGTCCATTGCGCCTGGAAAGCATGGAAAGGTGCGCCAGACGTTCCTTCAGGGGGGACTACTGGCTCAAACGGTGGACAATTACAGGGTTACACGGGAAGATCTGAAGGTGGTGTCAAAAGTCCAGCCTAATGAAGGCCAAATTGAGTCTATGTTGTTCGGATTCCAGATAGTGAAGCATATCAAATCGAACGCGATTGTGTTAGTCCAGGGGAAGCAGACAGTTGGAGTCGGATGCGGTCAGACTTCAAGGGTAGACGCTTCACTGATGGCTGCCTACAAGGCGGGCGACCGATCCAACGGAGCTGTACTAGCTTCAGATGCCTTTTTCCCGATGCGTGACGGCATCGATAAGGCTGCCGAGGCGGGCGTGGTCGCGATTATCCAGCCGGGGGGATCAAAGCGCGATGACGAAGCTATTGAGGCGGCAGACGAACACAAAATGGCAATGGTTTTGACGGGAATACGGCATTTTAAGCACTGA
- a CDS encoding DUF494 domain-containing protein — translation MGERILDIVFYLVQYVRTHNGSLAHLDDISKSLRNLGFTESEISSAYGWFLEEVQSRSEKFVFSNDIGNCQPRVFSELERQQIEPAAQGYLIQIHQMGLLSEEEFEMTIERAMMLAPEQVDVAGMKMLTSTVLFSGASPNMDLNWFNVSGDETVH, via the coding sequence TTGGGAGAAAGAATTCTAGACATCGTGTTCTATCTTGTGCAGTATGTCAGAACGCACAATGGTTCGCTCGCGCACCTTGATGACATCTCGAAGTCACTGAGAAATCTCGGGTTTACCGAGAGCGAAATCTCATCTGCTTACGGTTGGTTTCTGGAGGAAGTGCAGTCTCGAAGCGAGAAGTTCGTGTTTTCTAACGACATCGGCAATTGCCAGCCGCGTGTATTCTCAGAGCTTGAAAGACAGCAGATTGAGCCTGCCGCTCAGGGATATCTAATCCAGATTCATCAGATGGGGCTGCTCAGCGAAGAAGAATTCGAAATGACGATTGAGCGGGCGATGATGTTGGCTCCTGAGCAAGTAGACGTCGCAGGAATGAAGATGCTCACCTCGACGGTGCTGTTCTCCGGCGCCTCTCCCAATATGGATCTCAACTGGTTCAATGTCTCGGGCGACGAGACTGTCCATTGA
- the coaBC gene encoding bifunctional phosphopantothenoylcysteine decarboxylase/phosphopantothenate--cysteine ligase CoaBC, giving the protein MRLSGKKILLGITGCIAAYKAGYVLRALMREGAEVRVVMTKAACEFVTPLTFEALSGRPVAVEMFPRDQFSSVQHVFAAEWADLILVAPATASIIAKSASGVWDDLLSTTIGAAQSQVIFSPAMNTFMWNNPVTQQNIAKLKSFGHEFIDPEEGDLASWAVGPGRFPEPDTIVEFVVNFFGKQTDFVGKRVLVTAGPTYEYIDPVRFIGNPSTGAMGFALADAARKRGADVTLISGPTQLEPPVVSEFCSIISTDQLAEEVLSRVENADIVIMAAAPSDYSPANSYSNQKIKKSTKPLSIKLSPTMDILKEVGKKKGSKIVVGFALETEKEVANARKKMTDKKLDMIVVNNPNAEGAGFGTKTNKVTILSGKSKAEKLPLMSKRDLADEILNRIKKLI; this is encoded by the coding sequence GTGCGACTATCAGGTAAGAAGATTCTGTTAGGTATCACCGGCTGTATTGCAGCCTATAAGGCGGGCTACGTCTTACGCGCACTGATGCGGGAAGGTGCAGAGGTCAGAGTCGTGATGACCAAGGCTGCCTGCGAATTTGTAACACCCCTGACTTTTGAAGCTTTGTCGGGCAGACCGGTCGCTGTCGAGATGTTTCCTCGGGATCAGTTTTCCTCTGTGCAGCATGTATTTGCAGCGGAGTGGGCTGATTTGATTCTTGTTGCGCCTGCGACGGCGAGCATTATCGCAAAATCGGCATCGGGTGTCTGGGATGATCTTCTCTCGACTACAATCGGTGCCGCGCAGAGTCAGGTGATATTTTCTCCCGCAATGAACACATTCATGTGGAATAATCCGGTAACTCAGCAGAATATTGCCAAACTGAAGTCGTTCGGACATGAGTTTATCGATCCGGAGGAAGGCGATCTGGCCAGTTGGGCGGTGGGACCGGGGAGGTTTCCCGAGCCTGACACGATCGTTGAGTTTGTGGTGAATTTCTTTGGGAAGCAGACTGACTTCGTCGGGAAGAGAGTCCTCGTAACTGCTGGTCCGACATACGAATATATTGATCCTGTCAGGTTTATCGGGAATCCCTCGACCGGAGCGATGGGTTTTGCGTTGGCGGACGCTGCTCGGAAGCGAGGCGCCGATGTCACGCTGATATCCGGCCCAACGCAGCTCGAACCGCCTGTTGTCAGCGAATTTTGCTCGATTATATCGACTGATCAGTTGGCGGAAGAGGTTCTGTCTCGAGTCGAGAATGCAGATATTGTAATTATGGCTGCGGCACCCTCCGATTATTCCCCGGCGAACTCATACAGCAATCAGAAGATCAAGAAATCGACCAAGCCGCTGTCGATCAAGCTTTCACCGACTATGGATATTTTGAAGGAAGTCGGTAAGAAGAAGGGCAGCAAGATCGTGGTTGGATTTGCCTTGGAGACTGAGAAAGAAGTTGCCAACGCTCGCAAGAAAATGACCGACAAGAAGCTCGATATGATTGTCGTCAATAATCCAAATGCCGAAGGGGCCGGTTTCGGAACCAAGACGAACAAAGTCACTATTCTCAGCGGCAAATCAAAGGCCGAGAAGTTGCCATTGATGTCTAAGCGCGACCTTGCCGATGAAATCCTCAACCGCATAAAGAAACTTATCTAA
- a CDS encoding uracil-DNA glycosylase: MPDPWDLAEIAETAKKALLQAEELGTGAPQIGTEVLKSISLGSGSEDSAKLLAEFNSEIKNCTLCRLHEGRNKLVFGVGNPDADVMFVGEGPGRDEDLKGEPFVGRAGQLLDKILAAIGFDRSIVYIANIVKCRPPQNRDPQPDEMTTCMPYLFRQIEIIQPKLICCLGRISAQALLQTTQQLGKLRGQFHDFRGIKLLVTYHPAALLRFQQYKRPTWEDVQMLRAEYDWMIGK, translated from the coding sequence ATGCCTGACCCGTGGGATTTGGCAGAAATTGCTGAAACGGCCAAGAAGGCTCTGTTGCAGGCTGAAGAGCTTGGGACTGGTGCGCCGCAGATCGGAACCGAAGTGCTGAAGAGCATTAGCCTCGGCTCCGGGTCCGAGGATAGTGCGAAATTGCTGGCTGAGTTCAATTCAGAGATCAAGAATTGTACTCTTTGCAGGTTGCATGAAGGGCGAAACAAACTTGTGTTCGGAGTCGGCAATCCCGATGCGGATGTGATGTTTGTCGGTGAGGGTCCGGGGCGCGACGAGGACCTCAAGGGCGAGCCGTTTGTGGGACGTGCCGGGCAGCTCCTAGACAAGATTCTTGCGGCGATCGGCTTTGATCGGTCGATTGTCTACATCGCCAATATCGTGAAATGTCGCCCTCCGCAAAATCGCGATCCACAGCCGGACGAAATGACGACCTGCATGCCGTATCTTTTTCGCCAGATTGAAATCATCCAGCCAAAGCTGATTTGCTGCCTCGGGCGCATTTCGGCTCAGGCGCTGCTTCAGACCACGCAGCAACTCGGAAAACTACGAGGCCAGTTTCACGATTTCCGGGGCATCAAGCTGCTGGTGACATATCATCCAGCCGCGCTGCTTCGATTCCAGCAGTACAAGCGTCCGACATGGGAAGATGTCCAGATGCTTCGCGCCGAGTACGACTGGATGATCGGCAAGTAG
- a CDS encoding YXWGXW repeat-containing protein codes for MRKTLFVLGMIALIALYAYSCAGPMVITEAPPPTKSEIKPPRPGPKAVWIDGYWKWNNHMYVWNSGHWERNPRGNWVPGYHKRQGRGHVWVAGHWTKR; via the coding sequence ATGAGAAAAACATTGTTCGTACTCGGGATGATCGCGCTGATAGCACTTTACGCTTACAGCTGTGCTGGTCCGATGGTCATCACCGAAGCGCCGCCACCAACTAAGTCGGAGATCAAACCACCCCGGCCGGGCCCCAAAGCTGTCTGGATCGATGGTTACTGGAAGTGGAATAATCACATGTACGTCTGGAACAGTGGGCACTGGGAGAGGAATCCCAGAGGAAATTGGGTGCCGGGCTATCACAAGAGACAGGGTCGTGGCCATGTCTGGGTAGCCGGTCATTGGACGAAGAGATGA
- the dnaB gene encoding replicative DNA helicase — protein sequence MAGSDTSQKQPPHSVEAERAVLSAVLNYRDSIHDAADVLTPECFYDGRHEVVFASAIELYNDGIPIDLVTISDDLTKKSKLDKIGGIEMLTDLLTVVSSSANVRHHAEIIYDKFLLRRLKRAADDISIQARNAEEGAEEIINHAENEIFRISQRRLGEGFVSINTILPRTFDEIENYRQRKGSIIGTPTGYHDLDRMTSGLQDNDLIVVAGRPSMGKTALALNICAHIAMEEKRGVGLFSLEMSANQISQRMLCAKAHISPHMLRSGMLRDEDYTRLGIAVGPLSEAPIFIDDSPNISILELRSKARRLKVREDIGLLVIDYLQMMHGGASSESRQQEISQISRSLKALAKDLSIPVMAVSQLSRAPEMRGGDRRPQLADLRESGAIEQDADLVAFVYREEYYLERTPDGCPPDKQGIAEIIVAKQRNGPTGVVKLTFLKDYIQFVNPEFHHREPAGVAYDDDNAGDVPF from the coding sequence ATGGCAGGTTCAGATACATCACAGAAACAGCCCCCTCATTCAGTTGAAGCCGAGCGCGCGGTACTAAGTGCAGTTCTGAATTACAGAGACTCCATTCATGACGCAGCCGACGTTTTGACCCCGGAGTGTTTTTACGATGGTCGCCATGAGGTCGTATTTGCATCAGCTATCGAGCTCTACAATGATGGCATCCCGATTGACCTTGTAACGATTTCAGATGACCTGACCAAGAAAAGCAAGCTCGACAAAATCGGCGGAATCGAGATGCTGACCGATCTGTTGACCGTGGTATCTTCGTCTGCCAATGTCCGCCACCATGCCGAGATTATCTATGACAAGTTTCTTCTACGGCGGCTAAAGCGAGCTGCTGATGATATATCTATTCAGGCTCGCAATGCCGAGGAGGGTGCAGAAGAAATCATAAACCACGCCGAGAACGAGATATTCAGAATCAGCCAGCGGCGACTTGGTGAGGGGTTCGTGTCGATAAACACGATCCTCCCACGCACATTCGATGAGATCGAAAACTACCGTCAGCGCAAAGGTTCGATCATCGGGACTCCGACCGGCTATCATGATCTCGATCGGATGACATCGGGACTCCAGGACAACGATCTGATTGTCGTTGCCGGGCGTCCATCTATGGGCAAGACTGCGCTTGCTCTCAACATCTGCGCGCACATAGCGATGGAAGAGAAAAGAGGAGTGGGGTTATTCTCGCTCGAAATGTCCGCAAACCAAATTTCGCAACGGATGCTCTGCGCCAAAGCACACATCAGTCCTCACATGCTCCGCTCCGGGATGCTGCGGGATGAGGATTATACCCGGCTCGGAATCGCTGTCGGACCACTCTCCGAGGCGCCGATATTCATCGACGATTCACCGAACATTAGTATTCTCGAACTGAGATCCAAAGCGCGCAGGTTAAAAGTGCGTGAGGATATAGGACTGCTTGTGATAGACTATCTGCAAATGATGCACGGAGGAGCATCCTCAGAGAGCCGTCAACAGGAAATATCACAGATTTCGAGATCGCTCAAGGCTCTTGCCAAAGATCTCAGCATTCCGGTGATGGCAGTTTCACAGCTCTCTCGTGCTCCTGAGATGCGCGGGGGCGACAGACGACCGCAGCTTGCGGACCTTCGTGAATCGGGCGCAATCGAGCAGGATGCCGATCTTGTAGCATTTGTTTATCGAGAAGAATATTATCTGGAAAGGACGCCGGATGGCTGCCCGCCCGACAAGCAAGGGATTGCCGAGATAATTGTCGCAAAGCAGCGTAACGGTCCGACAGGGGTTGTAAAGTTGACGTTCCTGAAGGACTACATCCAGTTTGTCAATCCTGAGTTTCACCACAGGGAGCCGGCTGGCGTCGCGTACGATGATGATAATGCGGGGGATGTGCCGTTTTGA